One window of Rasiella rasia genomic DNA carries:
- the mutL gene encoding DNA mismatch repair endonuclease MutL: MADIIALLPDHVANQIAAGEVVQRPASVVKELLENAIDAKATSITLIVKDAGKTLVQVTDNGIGMSTTDARLSFERHATSKIKIADDLFNLSTKGFRGEALASIAAIAHVTLKTKREEDEVGTEIAIEGSQVTSQEPAVAPNGTTISVKNLFYNIPARRNFLKSNAVEMRHIIDEFHRVALAHPSIALVLTHNDNALFNLPVSNSRQRIVNIFGNKTNEKLVPVAEDTEIVKVSGFALKPEFGKKSRGEQFFFVNNRFIKSPYLHHAVSAAFEGLLKQGTHPGYFLFLEVDPKSIDINIHPTKTEIKFDDEHSIYAMLRATIKHALGQFNVAPVLDFNKDTGFETPYSYAKKHPSAPKIEVDSSFNPFVEDTTPKQRNISFPFKREKKQPQWESLYVGLKDDDVLSKPSDIDTSSAFDNVEYESDEITGSLFTTSEEQTTHTTFQLQNKYIISTIKNGMLVIHQHLAHYRVLYEELLKNITVNEGVSQQLLFPLQLHFSKPDLVILESLKEALEHTGFVFGETEEDTIQLTGLPISLTESLAGSTLEKLVRDIKEEVPDAGFSQNDLLAKSMAKSMAIKSGTTLSKEAQEHLVHRLFACKEPSVSPDNTAVLVTIDANDLDKKFQ, translated from the coding sequence ATGGCAGATATCATAGCCTTATTGCCCGATCATGTTGCCAATCAAATTGCTGCTGGAGAAGTGGTGCAACGCCCAGCTTCTGTAGTAAAAGAATTGCTAGAAAATGCCATTGATGCGAAAGCAACAAGTATTACCCTTATTGTAAAAGACGCAGGAAAAACACTTGTGCAAGTTACAGACAACGGTATTGGTATGTCTACCACAGATGCCCGCCTTAGTTTTGAACGGCACGCTACCAGTAAGATAAAAATTGCAGACGATTTATTTAATCTCAGCACCAAAGGATTTCGTGGAGAAGCACTTGCCTCCATTGCAGCCATTGCGCATGTTACGTTAAAAACAAAGCGAGAAGAAGACGAAGTTGGTACCGAAATCGCTATAGAAGGAAGTCAGGTGACTTCTCAAGAACCTGCAGTAGCTCCAAATGGTACGACTATTTCAGTAAAAAACTTATTCTATAACATTCCTGCAAGGCGTAACTTTTTAAAAAGTAATGCCGTAGAAATGCGACATATCATCGATGAGTTTCACCGCGTTGCTCTCGCACACCCCTCAATAGCCTTAGTTCTAACGCATAACGACAATGCGCTATTTAACTTGCCTGTGAGTAATAGCAGACAGCGTATTGTGAATATCTTCGGAAATAAGACGAACGAGAAACTGGTTCCTGTTGCAGAGGATACCGAAATTGTAAAAGTTTCGGGCTTCGCACTAAAACCAGAATTTGGAAAAAAGAGTAGAGGAGAGCAGTTCTTTTTTGTAAACAATAGGTTTATAAAGAGTCCGTATTTACACCACGCTGTTTCAGCAGCATTTGAAGGACTTCTAAAGCAAGGAACGCATCCCGGGTATTTTTTATTTTTAGAAGTAGACCCAAAGTCTATCGATATAAACATTCATCCTACTAAAACTGAAATTAAATTTGACGATGAACATAGTATTTATGCTATGTTACGGGCTACCATAAAACATGCACTTGGGCAATTTAACGTGGCTCCCGTACTCGATTTTAATAAAGATACCGGGTTTGAAACACCATATTCGTACGCTAAAAAGCATCCTTCTGCCCCTAAAATTGAAGTAGATAGTAGTTTTAATCCGTTTGTAGAAGATACAACTCCTAAACAACGTAACATCAGCTTTCCTTTTAAGCGGGAGAAAAAACAACCACAATGGGAATCGTTGTATGTTGGACTGAAAGATGACGATGTGCTTTCAAAACCTTCAGATATAGATACGAGTAGTGCTTTTGATAATGTAGAGTACGAGAGTGACGAAATTACGGGTAGTCTTTTTACTACTTCCGAAGAACAAACAACACATACTACATTTCAACTTCAGAATAAATACATCATTAGCACCATAAAAAACGGGATGCTTGTAATTCATCAGCATTTGGCTCATTATAGAGTGTTGTACGAAGAATTACTAAAAAATATAACGGTAAACGAAGGAGTGAGCCAACAACTTTTATTTCCATTACAGTTACACTTTTCGAAACCAGATTTGGTGATACTTGAAAGTCTTAAGGAAGCACTAGAGCACACCGGGTTTGTATTTGGTGAAACAGAAGAAGACACTATACAGCTTACAGGCTTGCCTATATCACTTACAGAGAGTCTAGCTGGAAGTACATTAGAAAAGTTGGTTAGAGATATTAAAGAAGAAGTACCAGACGCCGGGTTTAGTCAGAACGATTTGCTTGCGAAGAGCATGGCGAAAAGCATGGCGATAAAATCTGGAACTACCTTAAGTAAAGAAGCACAAGAACATTTGGTACACCGCCTGTTTGCATGCAAAGAACCAAGTGTTTCACCAGATAATACGGCCGTACTTGTTACTATAGACGCAAACGACCTCGATAAAAAGTTTCAATAG
- a CDS encoding rhomboid family intramembrane serine protease produces the protein MNRISDTVKHIIIINVIFWVATLLIGKNGDVMTNLFAMHFPLSDGFKPWQIITHMFMHASYEQGGGIAFYHILFNMFGVWMFGTPLEQMWGKKKFIFFYISAGLGSLLLYTGILYFQFNSALDTLIAAGFDRAEIFETLNSGAYMYDTRWETVLGGQEGTMDILQPFNSVMLGASGALYGILVAFAMTFPNTPLMLIFLPIPIKAKYFVPGVIAMDLFFGLTSYSIGPIAHFAHVGGAIAGFIMAYYWKKNSFNSTRWN, from the coding sequence ATGAATAGAATAAGCGATACCGTTAAACATATCATTATCATAAACGTGATTTTCTGGGTAGCCACACTACTTATTGGAAAGAATGGTGATGTAATGACTAATTTATTTGCCATGCACTTTCCGTTAAGTGACGGATTTAAACCTTGGCAAATTATTACCCATATGTTTATGCATGCCAGCTATGAACAGGGGGGAGGCATTGCATTTTATCATATACTCTTCAACATGTTTGGAGTGTGGATGTTTGGTACACCCCTTGAACAAATGTGGGGTAAAAAGAAGTTTATTTTCTTTTACATCTCAGCAGGATTAGGGTCGCTACTGCTATATACGGGAATCTTATATTTTCAATTTAATAGCGCCTTAGATACTTTAATAGCCGCTGGCTTTGACCGTGCCGAAATATTTGAAACATTAAATTCTGGAGCCTATATGTACGATACGCGCTGGGAAACTGTTCTTGGTGGGCAAGAAGGAACTATGGATATTTTACAGCCGTTCAACTCGGTAATGCTTGGAGCTTCGGGTGCCCTCTACGGAATATTGGTAGCTTTTGCTATGACGTTTCCAAACACACCGCTTATGCTCATCTTTTTACCCATACCTATTAAAGCGAAATATTTTGTACCTGGTGTTATAGCCATGGACCTGTTTTTTGGACTTACATCATACTCTATCGGGCCTATAGCGCACTTTGCGCATGTTGGAGGAGCTATTGCAGGTTTTATTATGGCGTATTATTGGAAAAAGAATAGCTTTAATAGTACCCGCTGGAATTAA
- a CDS encoding rhomboid family intramembrane serine protease: MQIAPKSLVAWFMLPDAISEVIVQPWAFLTYSFLHFGFWHLLFNMLWLYYFGNYVLNLFTGKRLLTIYLLGAIFGGLLYVVSYNLFPVFENSRSDLIGASGSVTAIIVFIATYTPNAEMRLFKWNIKLWHIAVFLVLMDLIRLPVAGNEGGMLAHLGGALFGYVYAKQLAKGNDIGKWFEATIDWFTNLFKTRKQKPFKKVHRTTTTASSRSSSKSPVTANQKKIDAILDKIGKSGYDSLTKAEKDFLFKAGKE; encoded by the coding sequence ATGCAAATAGCCCCAAAGAGCCTAGTAGCATGGTTTATGCTGCCAGATGCCATCTCAGAGGTTATAGTACAGCCTTGGGCATTTCTCACCTACAGCTTCTTGCATTTTGGTTTTTGGCATTTACTATTTAATATGCTGTGGTTGTATTACTTCGGAAATTATGTGCTTAATCTATTTACGGGTAAACGTTTGTTAACCATATATCTGCTAGGAGCAATTTTTGGCGGATTACTATACGTAGTAAGCTATAACCTATTTCCAGTGTTTGAAAACTCACGTAGTGACTTAATTGGAGCATCTGGTTCTGTAACTGCTATCATTGTCTTTATTGCTACGTATACACCCAATGCAGAAATGCGTTTGTTTAAATGGAATATTAAACTTTGGCACATTGCAGTTTTTCTAGTGCTAATGGATTTAATTAGGTTGCCTGTGGCTGGCAATGAAGGAGGTATGCTAGCACACTTAGGCGGCGCTCTCTTCGGATATGTTTATGCAAAACAGCTGGCAAAAGGTAACGATATTGGTAAATGGTTTGAAGCCACGATAGACTGGTTCACAAATCTTTTTAAAACCCGAAAACAAAAACCATTTAAAAAGGTACATCGCACAACAACTACCGCTTCAAGTCGTTCTAGTAGCAAGTCTCCTGTTACTGCCAACCAAAAAAAAATTGACGCTATTCTAGATAAAATTGGCAAGAGTGGGTACGATAGTTTGACCAAAGCGGAAAAAGATTTTTTGTTTAAGGCAGGAAAAGAGTAG
- a CDS encoding endonuclease/exonuclease/phosphatase family protein, whose amino-acid sequence MPPSQSPTLSILSLAVSPLLGLNFFFLLYWLLRRKRAFLLSAIALLIAYFVFNPFYKFSSEGIVAETDTSLSILSYNVHLFNLYEEGNTLKEASTTLSNILASEMPDIICLQEFYGKNDTDFSEYPYKYIHARSTNNFGHAIYSKYPIVNQGAFDFKKTHNNALFADVLVGTDTVRVYNLHLQSIGIAPSVGELQDEDKERVRQRLSSAFVRQEAQAKEILAHKEQSPYPVLLAGDFNNTPFSYVHRLFSATMQDTFLEKGNGIGTTFMFDFYPMRIDFIFASENLEVVSFNRFKTTFSDHYPIFSKVILK is encoded by the coding sequence GTGCCACCCAGCCAATCGCCTACACTCTCTATACTTAGCCTTGCAGTTTCACCCTTATTAGGTCTTAATTTTTTCTTTTTACTCTATTGGTTATTAAGAAGGAAACGAGCATTTTTATTATCGGCTATAGCCTTATTAATTGCATATTTTGTCTTTAACCCGTTTTATAAATTCTCGTCAGAAGGGATCGTTGCTGAAACAGACACATCTCTGAGTATTCTTTCATACAACGTTCACTTGTTTAATCTTTATGAAGAAGGAAACACCCTAAAGGAAGCTTCAACAACCTTGTCTAATATTCTTGCGAGCGAAATGCCCGATATTATTTGCCTTCAAGAATTTTATGGTAAAAATGACACAGATTTTTCAGAATACCCTTATAAATACATTCACGCCAGAAGCACCAATAACTTTGGGCATGCTATTTATTCTAAATATCCTATCGTAAACCAAGGGGCATTCGATTTTAAAAAGACACATAACAATGCATTATTTGCAGATGTTCTCGTAGGCACAGACACCGTTAGAGTTTATAATTTGCACCTACAGTCTATTGGCATTGCTCCATCGGTTGGAGAGCTGCAAGACGAAGATAAGGAGCGGGTACGGCAGCGACTTTCTTCTGCATTTGTACGTCAAGAGGCACAAGCCAAAGAAATTTTAGCTCATAAAGAACAATCGCCCTACCCGGTTCTGTTGGCGGGCGATTTCAACAATACGCCTTTTTCATATGTACATAGATTGTTTAGTGCTACTATGCAAGACACTTTTTTAGAAAAAGGGAATGGAATTGGTACTACCTTTATGTTTGACTTCTACCCAATGCGCATTGATTTTATATTTGCTTCGGAAAATTTAGAGGTTGTAAGCTTTAATAGGTTTAAGACCACCTTTTCTGATCATTACCCTATATTTTCAAAGGTGATACTGAAATAG
- a CDS encoding WbqC family protein, with amino-acid sequence MKTVLVHPTYFPSIVQMAALAQAEAVVFEVCGNYQKQTYRNRCYIAHTNGKLLLNVPVKHSKDKTRQKMSEVVAENAFPWQKEHWRSIQNAYRTSPFFEFYEDDLAPLFQTPVTTILNFNLAIYDVLAEMVGLQVPASKTTTYEVSPNVTDLRNLAIAKSKIVYPLDTYTQVLGAHHEWLPNLSILDLLFNEGPNALLYLESQDLSLLA; translated from the coding sequence ATGAAAACTGTTTTAGTACATCCTACGTATTTCCCTAGTATTGTGCAAATGGCGGCACTTGCACAGGCAGAAGCCGTTGTGTTTGAAGTTTGTGGTAATTACCAGAAACAAACCTACCGTAATCGCTGCTATATTGCACATACCAATGGAAAATTACTACTTAATGTTCCGGTAAAGCACAGCAAAGATAAAACCCGACAGAAAATGAGCGAAGTGGTTGCTGAAAACGCTTTTCCTTGGCAAAAAGAGCATTGGAGAAGTATTCAGAATGCATACAGAACATCTCCTTTTTTTGAATTTTACGAAGATGATTTAGCGCCTTTGTTTCAGACGCCTGTAACCACTATTCTAAATTTCAATTTAGCCATTTATGATGTGCTTGCTGAAATGGTCGGTTTGCAAGTCCCTGCTTCAAAAACAACTACTTATGAGGTCTCTCCAAACGTAACCGATTTAAGAAATTTGGCGATTGCCAAAAGTAAAATAGTTTATCCTTTAGACACCTATACTCAAGTTTTAGGAGCACACCACGAGTGGTTGCCTAATCTTTCCATTTTAGACCTACTCTTTAATGAAGGGCCAAATGCCCTACTCTATCTTGAAAGCCAGGATTTGAGCTTGTTAGCATAA
- the lepB gene encoding signal peptidase I, which yields MSWTSWLLFILIVQVIHFLGTWKLYVKAGRKAWEAGVPVYNAVVLMKIINRPWWWTILLFIPIVNLIMFPVVWVETLRSFGRNSALDTALGILTFGLYIYYINYTQDVTHIADRSLKPRTSAGEWVSSILFAVVAATIVHTYVMQPFTIPTSSLEKTLLVGDFLFVSKFHYGARVPITPLAFPMVHDTIPVVRTKSYISSPEVPYFRLPGFQKIKRNDIVVFSWPIDEFENIGPPPSGYAYKPIDKKSNYVKRCVGIPGDSLSIKNGSVYINGEPLELNDRARLQFGYQVLTNKPLNLEFVKDRYDISDIYPLNQERTAYLFHATDAALEKFRNYPDVVKVVAMSEIDSGYDQNVFPHDAQYAFNNNFFGPIYIPEAGKTVAITAESIPFYKRILEVYEGSEMGLDNKITQNGTQVLLNGQPITEYTFKMDYYWMMGDNRNNSQDARTWGYVPFNHVVGKPVFVWASFDNTNRGVFNWKPRWDRFFTTVGGNGETVSYFKFFLIALVGLFGFNYFRKKRKSAAK from the coding sequence ATGAGTTGGACGAGTTGGTTACTATTTATATTGATTGTACAAGTAATTCATTTCTTAGGAACTTGGAAATTGTACGTTAAAGCAGGAAGAAAAGCATGGGAGGCTGGAGTGCCAGTTTACAACGCCGTTGTTCTCATGAAGATTATTAATAGACCATGGTGGTGGACAATTCTTCTTTTTATTCCAATTGTTAACCTTATTATGTTTCCAGTTGTTTGGGTCGAAACCCTTCGAAGTTTTGGTCGAAATAGCGCACTAGACACGGCATTAGGCATCTTAACCTTTGGTCTCTACATCTATTATATTAATTATACTCAAGACGTTACGCATATTGCCGATAGAAGCTTAAAGCCTAGAACATCTGCAGGAGAATGGGTAAGTTCTATTCTGTTTGCTGTGGTGGCGGCTACCATTGTACATACCTATGTAATGCAACCATTTACTATCCCAACCTCATCGCTTGAAAAAACGTTATTGGTAGGTGATTTCTTATTTGTAAGTAAATTTCATTACGGTGCGCGTGTTCCTATTACGCCGCTTGCCTTCCCTATGGTTCATGATACCATCCCGGTAGTACGAACCAAATCTTATATTTCGAGCCCCGAAGTACCTTACTTTAGGCTTCCTGGCTTTCAGAAGATAAAGAGAAATGATATTGTGGTGTTTAGTTGGCCAATAGATGAGTTCGAAAATATTGGTCCACCACCTTCTGGTTATGCCTATAAACCTATCGATAAAAAATCGAATTATGTAAAACGTTGTGTTGGTATTCCGGGCGATTCGCTTTCTATAAAAAACGGAAGTGTTTATATTAATGGAGAACCTTTAGAGTTGAATGATCGCGCGCGGTTACAGTTTGGTTATCAGGTGTTAACCAACAAGCCTTTAAACTTAGAGTTTGTAAAAGACCGCTATGATATTTCAGATATTTATCCTTTAAACCAAGAACGCACGGCCTACTTATTTCACGCAACAGATGCTGCCTTAGAGAAATTTAGAAATTATCCAGACGTTGTAAAAGTTGTAGCTATGAGTGAAATAGATAGTGGCTACGACCAAAATGTATTTCCGCATGATGCTCAATACGCCTTTAATAATAATTTCTTTGGCCCTATTTATATTCCAGAAGCAGGCAAGACAGTAGCTATTACTGCGGAAAGCATCCCTTTTTACAAACGTATCCTAGAAGTATATGAAGGGAGCGAAATGGGATTAGACAACAAGATTACCCAAAACGGAACTCAAGTACTATTAAACGGGCAACCCATTACCGAGTATACCTTTAAAATGGATTACTACTGGATGATGGGTGATAACAGAAACAACTCTCAAGACGCGCGTACCTGGGGATATGTGCCTTTTAATCACGTAGTAGGAAAACCAGTATTTGTTTGGGCAAGTTTCGACAATACAAACAGAGGTGTTTTTAACTGGAAACCTCGTTGGGACCGGTTCTTTACAACGGTTGGAGGAAATGGAGAGACAGTCTCTTATTTCAAATTTTTCTTAATTGCTTTGGTAGGACTCTTTGGTTTTAACTATTTCAGAAAGAAGCGTAAATCGGCTGCTAAATAA
- the dapB gene encoding 4-hydroxy-tetrahydrodipicolinate reductase, whose protein sequence is MKLALLGYGKMGAIIGTLAEAKGHEIVYKKGSSFEDGVFSEADVAIEFSIPEAAVTNISKCLEAGIPVVSGTTGWLSSYEEMIKKCEDCNGSFIYASNFSIGVNLFFNINAYAAKLMAPWKEYDISVEEIHHTQKKDAPSGTAITIAEEIIENTHKKEWKLDGGANDEISIIAKREGDVKGTHSVYYTSDIDTISIKHEAHTREGFAKGAILAAEWLVGKQGVYTMKDVLGIK, encoded by the coding sequence ATGAAGTTAGCATTACTTGGATATGGTAAAATGGGTGCTATCATTGGCACATTGGCTGAAGCTAAGGGGCATGAAATAGTCTATAAGAAAGGGAGTAGCTTCGAAGATGGCGTATTTAGTGAGGCAGATGTGGCTATAGAGTTTTCAATTCCCGAAGCAGCAGTTACTAATATTTCTAAGTGCTTAGAAGCTGGCATTCCGGTAGTTTCAGGAACCACTGGATGGCTTTCGAGCTATGAAGAAATGATAAAAAAATGTGAAGACTGTAACGGAAGTTTCATCTATGCGTCCAATTTCAGTATTGGCGTAAATCTATTTTTTAACATAAATGCCTATGCTGCCAAATTAATGGCACCTTGGAAAGAATATGATATTTCCGTAGAAGAAATTCATCATACACAAAAAAAAGACGCGCCTAGTGGTACAGCAATTACCATAGCCGAAGAAATTATTGAAAACACCCATAAAAAAGAATGGAAACTCGACGGAGGCGCTAACGATGAAATTTCCATTATTGCCAAACGAGAAGGGGATGTAAAAGGAACACATAGTGTTTATTATACATCAGATATAGACACTATTTCTATAAAACATGAGGCACATACCCGTGAAGGTTTTGCAAAAGGTGCTATTTTAGCTGCCGAGTGGTTGGTAGGAAAACAAGGTGTGTATACAATGAAAGACGTACTTGGCATAAAATAG
- a CDS encoding DUF5683 domain-containing protein: MRNKLLHILFVLFALPLLAQTSDSLQVKEDTQLVVKDTLIQKELYNPLAPSKAAFYSAVLPGLGQAYNKKYWKIPIIYAGIGTGIYFHIKNDQDYDRFRNAYKRRLAGFTDDEFFGDGATAAISDDRLIDAQRSAQRNKDVSLIVAIAFYLVNVIDANVDAHLRQFNVSDDLSLTPNFEVNPIDTQPNYGLALKLKLQ, encoded by the coding sequence GTGAGAAATAAACTTCTACATATTCTCTTTGTTCTTTTTGCGCTTCCGTTATTGGCACAAACTAGTGATTCTTTACAAGTTAAAGAAGACACGCAATTGGTTGTAAAAGATACCCTAATACAAAAAGAACTGTACAATCCTTTAGCTCCAAGCAAGGCGGCTTTCTACTCTGCCGTATTACCGGGGTTGGGACAAGCGTACAATAAAAAATATTGGAAAATCCCCATTATTTATGCGGGAATTGGCACAGGGATTTACTTTCACATAAAAAATGATCAAGACTACGATAGGTTTAGAAATGCCTATAAAAGAAGGTTAGCAGGATTTACAGACGACGAGTTTTTTGGAGATGGCGCAACGGCGGCAATAAGTGACGATAGACTTATAGACGCCCAACGCTCTGCACAACGAAATAAAGATGTAAGCTTAATTGTTGCTATTGCCTTCTATTTGGTAAATGTGATTGATGCAAATGTAGATGCACACCTTAGGCAGTTTAACGTGAGTGATGATTTATCTCTTACTCCCAATTTTGAGGTCAACCCTATAGATACACAACCAAATTACGGACTTGCACTAAAATTAAAGCTACAATGA
- a CDS encoding ParB/RepB/Spo0J family partition protein: protein MAKATKKQALGRGLSALLKDPANDIQSAKDKNADKVVGNIVELELAAIEVNPFQPRTSFNEESLRELASSIKELGVIQPITVRKLGFNNYQLVSGERRFRASKLIGLDSIPAYIRIANDQESLEMALVENIQRQDLDPIEIALSYQRLIEEVQVTQEELSDRVGKNRSTIANYLRLLKLDPIIQTGMRDGFISMGHGRALINVEDLNDQLDIYEKILGNKLSVRATEALVRSYKSPTDSDAPVKKALPTYANKARRELTDILDSNVAVKVSKSGKGQFVVPFKNKEDFNRILGILKSEK from the coding sequence ATGGCAAAAGCAACAAAAAAACAAGCGCTTGGACGTGGGCTCTCTGCACTGCTGAAAGATCCTGCCAACGATATACAATCTGCTAAAGACAAAAACGCCGATAAGGTGGTGGGTAATATTGTTGAACTTGAGCTTGCCGCTATAGAAGTAAATCCGTTTCAACCCCGAACTAGCTTTAATGAAGAGTCATTACGAGAGTTAGCTTCATCTATTAAAGAATTAGGTGTTATTCAGCCCATCACAGTTCGTAAATTAGGATTTAACAACTATCAATTAGTAAGTGGGGAACGACGCTTCCGCGCTTCTAAACTTATTGGCCTTGATAGCATTCCTGCGTACATCAGGATTGCCAACGATCAAGAGTCGTTAGAAATGGCTTTGGTTGAAAATATTCAACGACAAGATTTAGACCCCATTGAGATTGCGCTTTCCTACCAACGACTTATTGAAGAAGTTCAAGTTACTCAAGAAGAGCTGAGTGACCGTGTAGGTAAAAATAGATCGACTATAGCAAATTACTTACGTCTTTTAAAACTAGACCCAATCATTCAAACAGGAATGCGAGATGGCTTTATCTCCATGGGCCACGGGCGAGCTTTAATTAACGTAGAAGACCTAAATGATCAACTAGATATTTATGAGAAGATTTTAGGCAACAAGCTTTCGGTACGGGCTACCGAAGCCTTAGTACGTTCATATAAATCGCCTACCGATAGTGATGCTCCTGTAAAAAAAGCACTACCAACCTACGCCAACAAAGCCAGGAGAGAACTAACAGATATTTTAGATAGCAATGTTGCCGTTAAAGTTTCTAAGTCAGGAAAAGGACAATTTGTAGTGCCATTTAAAAATAAGGAAGATTTTAATCGAATCCTCGGTATTTTAAAAAGTGAGAAATAA
- a CDS encoding ParA family protein: MGKIIAIANQKGGVGKTTTSVNLAASLGVLEKKVLLIDADPQANATSGLGIDVESVEIGTYQLLEHSVATKDAIVKTASPNLDIIPSHIDLVAIEIELVDKEQREYMMKQAITSLKDDYDFILIDCAPSLGLLTLNALTAADAVIIPIQCEYFALEGLGKLLNTVKSVQKIHNEHLDIEGLLLTMYDSRLRLSNQVVDEVKKHFDQMVFKTIIQRNVRLSEAPSYGESIISYDAGSKGANNYLSLAQELIEKNAEK; encoded by the coding sequence ATGGGTAAAATAATTGCTATTGCTAACCAGAAAGGTGGGGTAGGTAAAACTACCACAAGTGTAAATTTAGCTGCTTCGCTAGGGGTACTAGAGAAAAAGGTATTGCTTATTGATGCAGATCCTCAAGCCAATGCAACTTCAGGATTGGGAATTGATGTAGAAAGTGTAGAAATTGGAACCTACCAACTGCTAGAACATAGCGTAGCGACCAAAGATGCCATTGTAAAAACGGCATCGCCTAATCTAGATATTATCCCTTCGCACATAGACCTTGTTGCTATTGAAATAGAACTGGTAGACAAAGAGCAAAGAGAATACATGATGAAGCAGGCTATTACTAGCCTAAAAGATGACTACGATTTTATTCTCATAGATTGTGCACCCTCTTTGGGTTTGCTTACCTTAAATGCCCTCACAGCGGCAGATGCAGTTATTATACCAATTCAATGTGAATATTTTGCATTAGAGGGGCTAGGCAAACTACTAAACACTGTTAAAAGCGTACAAAAAATACACAATGAGCATCTAGACATTGAAGGTTTACTTTTAACGATGTACGACTCACGCCTGCGTCTCTCCAACCAAGTTGTAGACGAAGTGAAAAAACATTTTGACCAAATGGTGTTTAAAACAATCATTCAGCGTAATGTGCGTTTAAGTGAAGCACCTAGCTATGGTGAGAGCATTATTAGTTATGACGCTGGTAGTAAAGGTGCTAATAATTACTTAAGTTTGGCACAAGAATTAATTGAAAAAAATGCTGAAAAGTAA
- a CDS encoding SDR family oxidoreductase, with the protein MDLKAKMLRDDALKGKTIIVTGGGSGLGKSMTTYFLELGANVVITSRNIDKLQTVKKELEEQTGGTVLPVQCDVRHYEEVEAMIKAAHDAFGSVDVLLNNAAGNFISPTERLSANAFDTIIDIVLKGTKNCTLALGKHWIAKKETNKTVLNIVTTYAYTGSAYVVPSATAKAGVLAMTRSLAVEWAKYGIRFNAIAPGPFPTKGAWDRLLPGELKEKFNLAKKVPLKRVGDHQELANLAAYLVSDFAQYLNGEVITIDGGEWLKGAGQMNLLEEVPEEMWDMLEMMIRSKKNKS; encoded by the coding sequence ATGGACTTAAAAGCAAAAATGTTGCGTGACGACGCGTTAAAAGGAAAGACAATTATTGTTACAGGGGGCGGAAGTGGCTTAGGAAAGTCTATGACGACCTACTTTTTAGAATTAGGTGCTAATGTGGTCATCACTTCTAGAAACATTGATAAATTACAGACGGTAAAAAAAGAACTGGAAGAACAAACAGGAGGAACAGTGCTACCAGTACAGTGCGATGTAAGGCATTACGAAGAGGTTGAGGCCATGATAAAAGCTGCACACGACGCGTTTGGTAGTGTAGATGTGCTACTTAACAATGCCGCAGGAAATTTTATTTCTCCTACAGAGCGTCTTTCGGCAAATGCCTTTGATACGATTATTGATATTGTTTTAAAAGGAACAAAAAATTGCACCTTAGCTTTAGGAAAACATTGGATTGCCAAAAAAGAAACGAATAAAACAGTACTTAATATCGTCACCACATACGCCTATACAGGATCTGCTTATGTAGTGCCTAGTGCTACAGCCAAAGCTGGTGTACTAGCGATGACAAGATCGCTCGCAGTAGAATGGGCAAAATATGGCATACGATTTAATGCAATAGCTCCAGGCCCCTTCCCGACCAAAGGCGCTTGGGACAGGTTACTACCAGGCGAATTAAAAGAGAAATTCAATTTGGCCAAAAAAGTCCCATTAAAACGAGTGGGCGACCATCAAGAGCTCGCCAATCTCGCAGCCTATTTAGTGTCAGATTTTGCGCAATACCTCAATGGTGAAGTTATTACCATAGATGGTGGTGAATGGCTTAAAGGCGCTGGGCAAATGAATTTATTAGAAGAAGTGCCCGAAGAAATGTGGGATATGCTGGAGATGATGATACGGTCGAAAAAAAATAAGTCGTAA